In Micromonospora sp. LH3U1, one genomic interval encodes:
- a CDS encoding carbohydrate ABC transporter permease, whose product MTTTAPGPGRSPTRERPARARRRRPLTLRRRESRAGLALVAPTLLVTIAVIGIPIIWTVVLAFQRVRLATLRKTGLFGEFTMDNIDRVLHTPGFADTLWVTLLYSLGGTVGSILLGLVAALVVRRPFRGRTLVRASMLLPYVAPVVAVTFVWQVMLDPQLGIVNAWGQRLLGWDAPVPFLSQESTALTTVIVFEAWRYFPFAFLFLLARLQAVPGELEEAARVDGATPTQRFRHILLPQLLPVIGLLGVLRFIMTFNKFDDVYLLTGGAAGTEVVSVRVYEFLTARTDIGAAAAQAVVLAVVLIVFVLIYLRFFGRRVD is encoded by the coding sequence TTGACCACCACCGCACCGGGCCCCGGCCGCTCCCCCACCCGGGAGCGGCCGGCGCGGGCCCGCCGCCGGCGACCGCTGACCCTGCGCCGCCGCGAATCCCGGGCCGGGCTCGCGCTGGTCGCACCGACCCTGCTCGTCACGATCGCGGTCATCGGCATCCCGATCATCTGGACCGTAGTGCTCGCCTTCCAGCGGGTCCGGCTCGCCACGCTGCGCAAGACCGGGCTGTTCGGCGAGTTCACGATGGACAACATCGACCGGGTGCTGCACACCCCCGGCTTCGCCGACACGCTGTGGGTCACGCTGCTCTACAGCCTCGGCGGCACCGTCGGGTCGATCCTGCTCGGGCTGGTGGCCGCCCTGGTGGTCCGCCGACCGTTCCGGGGCCGCACCCTGGTCCGGGCGTCCATGCTGCTGCCGTACGTGGCGCCGGTGGTCGCGGTGACGTTCGTGTGGCAGGTGATGCTCGATCCGCAGCTCGGCATCGTCAACGCCTGGGGTCAACGGCTGCTCGGCTGGGACGCACCGGTGCCGTTCCTGTCCCAGGAGTCGACCGCGCTGACCACGGTGATCGTGTTCGAGGCGTGGCGGTACTTCCCGTTCGCGTTCCTGTTTCTGCTGGCCCGGCTCCAGGCGGTGCCCGGCGAGTTGGAGGAGGCCGCCCGGGTCGACGGCGCCACCCCCACCCAACGCTTCCGGCACATCCTGCTGCCGCAACTGCTGCCGGTGATCGGCCTGCTGGGGGTGCTGCGCTTCATCATGACGTTCAACAAGTTCGACGACGTCTACCTGCTCACCGGTGGTGCGGCGGGCACCGAGGTGGTCAGTGTGCGGGTGTACGAGTTCCTCACCGCCCGTACCGACATCGGCGCCGCGGCCGCGCAGGCGGTCGTGCTGGCCGTGGTGCTCATCGTGTTCGTGCTGATCTATCTACGCTTCTTCGGACGGAGGGTGGACTGA
- a CDS encoding ABC transporter substrate-binding protein gives MSAPPRRILATTLILALTTSTLLACGDDESDSNSKKITVWSLEDVADRVTATKAIIADFTAQTGIQVDLVTVNEDQFPSLIAANAAAGDLPDVVGSVSLAGIRTLAGNELLHASANAEVVDKLGRQTFSPRALELTTDDGKQLSVPSDGWGQLLVYRKDLFAAAGLPAPDTYERITTAAARLNTGGVAGITAATAPSDVFTQQTFEHLALANGCQLTDDAGAVTLDSPQCVEAFRFYGDLIRASSVKGAQDVDTTRATYFAGKAAMVIWSPFILDELAGLRNDAKPTCPQCQADPAFLAKNSGFVTAIKGPNGTEPAQYGEISSWAVLDGAAADPARSFVEYMLSDGYPRWFGMSPEGRFPVRKGTPAEPEAYLSAWNTSQAGVDAKKPLADVYGDEVLATLRRSPDTFGRWGLSQGQGKLVGAMLGELPVPKVLSDLVAGKSDAAAAAARAKKDVDAIKAGVN, from the coding sequence ATGTCAGCACCTCCGAGGCGGATACTCGCCACCACCCTGATCCTGGCACTGACAACGTCCACCCTGCTGGCCTGCGGCGACGACGAATCGGACAGCAACAGCAAGAAGATCACCGTCTGGAGCCTGGAAGACGTCGCCGACCGGGTCACCGCCACCAAGGCGATCATCGCCGACTTCACCGCCCAGACCGGGATCCAGGTCGACCTCGTGACCGTCAACGAGGACCAGTTTCCCTCCCTGATCGCCGCCAACGCCGCCGCCGGCGACCTGCCCGACGTGGTCGGATCGGTCTCCCTCGCCGGCATCCGCACGCTCGCCGGCAACGAGCTGCTGCACGCATCGGCGAACGCGGAGGTCGTCGACAAGCTGGGCAGGCAGACGTTCTCCCCGCGGGCGCTGGAGCTCACCACCGACGACGGCAAACAGCTCTCCGTGCCCAGCGACGGGTGGGGGCAGCTGCTCGTCTACCGCAAGGACCTGTTCGCCGCCGCCGGGCTACCCGCTCCCGACACGTACGAGCGGATCACCACCGCCGCGGCGAGACTGAACACCGGCGGCGTCGCCGGGATCACCGCGGCGACCGCCCCCAGCGACGTGTTCACCCAGCAGACCTTCGAGCACCTGGCGCTGGCCAACGGCTGCCAGCTCACCGACGACGCCGGGGCGGTCACCCTGGATTCGCCCCAGTGCGTCGAGGCGTTCCGCTTCTACGGCGACCTGATCCGCGCCAGCTCGGTGAAGGGCGCGCAGGACGTCGACACCACCCGGGCCACCTACTTCGCGGGCAAGGCAGCCATGGTGATCTGGTCGCCGTTCATCCTCGACGAGCTGGCGGGGCTCCGCAACGACGCCAAGCCGACCTGCCCGCAGTGCCAGGCGGACCCGGCGTTCCTCGCGAAGAACAGCGGGTTCGTCACCGCGATCAAGGGCCCGAACGGCACCGAGCCGGCACAGTACGGCGAGATCAGCTCCTGGGCCGTGCTGGATGGCGCGGCGGCCGACCCGGCCAGGTCGTTCGTGGAGTACATGCTCAGCGACGGATATCCCCGCTGGTTCGGCATGTCCCCCGAGGGCCGCTTCCCGGTACGCAAGGGCACCCCCGCCGAGCCGGAGGCGTACCTCAGCGCGTGGAACACCAGCCAGGCCGGCGTGGACGCGAAGAAGCCCCTCGCCGACGTGTACGGCGACGAGGTGCTGGCCACCCTGCGCCGCAGCCCGGACACCTTCGGGCGTTGGGGGCTCAGCCAGGGGCAGGGCAAGCTCGTCGGCGCCATGCTCGGCGAGTTGCCGGTCCCCAAGGTGTTGAGCGACCTCGTCGCCGGCAAGTCCGACGCGGCGGCCGCCGCCGCCCGGGCCAAGAAGGACGTCGACGCCATCAAGGCGGGCGTCAATTGA
- a CDS encoding methyltransferase domain-containing protein, with amino-acid sequence MSQPQRSRPTETAGEDYTDRLQRLGGARWKQMLDVQAPYRWNLRRLNLGNTLDVGSGLGRNLANLDGNGVGVDHNPTSVAHSRAAGLEAYTVEEFKNSPHARPGAFDSLLAAHLLEHLPAEEAREVISSYLPYVRSGGQAVFITPQERGYASDASHVRFVGFDEAAQTCQELGLTVTRQFSFPFARPLGRVFTYNEFITVARLP; translated from the coding sequence ATGAGCCAGCCACAACGGAGCCGTCCGACCGAAACAGCGGGCGAGGACTACACCGACCGGCTGCAGCGCCTCGGTGGCGCCCGCTGGAAGCAGATGCTCGACGTGCAGGCGCCCTACCGGTGGAACCTACGCCGGCTCAATCTGGGCAACACCCTCGACGTCGGCTCCGGCCTGGGTCGCAACCTCGCCAACCTGGATGGCAACGGCGTCGGCGTGGACCACAACCCCACTTCGGTGGCGCACTCCCGGGCCGCGGGGCTCGAGGCGTACACGGTTGAGGAGTTCAAGAACAGCCCGCACGCCCGGCCGGGCGCGTTCGACTCGCTGCTCGCCGCGCACCTGCTGGAGCACCTTCCGGCCGAGGAGGCGCGCGAGGTCATCTCGTCCTACCTGCCGTACGTGCGTTCGGGTGGGCAGGCCGTGTTCATCACCCCGCAGGAGCGCGGGTATGCCAGCGACGCCTCGCACGTCCGGTTCGTCGGCTTCGACGAGGCGGCGCAGACCTGCCAGGAGTTGGGCCTGACCGTGACCCGGCAGTTCTCGTTCCCGTTCGCCCGGCCGCTCGGGCGGGTCTTCACCTACAACGAGTTCATCACGGTGGCCCGCCTGCCCTGA
- a CDS encoding class I SAM-dependent methyltransferase: MANPTRWATDTGPEHSQWYIDRFRKLAAEGADLAGEARLVDTLVAPGSRVLDAGSGTGRVGAALAQRGHTVVGVDADPALVAAARADYPGPTWLVADLAELDLPAMGEAEPFDAAVLAGNVLAFVAVGTEPEVLRRVAAHLRPDGVLTVGFGTERGYPLTAFDADAVAAGLRVEQRFATWDLRPWRDDAAFAVSILRRPAD; encoded by the coding sequence ATGGCCAACCCGACCCGCTGGGCGACCGACACCGGTCCCGAGCACTCACAGTGGTACATCGACCGGTTCCGGAAGCTCGCGGCCGAGGGCGCGGACCTGGCCGGCGAGGCCCGACTGGTGGACACCCTGGTCGCGCCCGGCTCACGGGTTCTCGACGCCGGCAGCGGCACCGGCCGGGTCGGTGCCGCGCTGGCCCAGCGTGGGCACACCGTGGTCGGGGTGGACGCCGACCCCGCGCTGGTGGCTGCCGCCCGCGCCGACTATCCCGGCCCGACGTGGCTGGTCGCCGACCTCGCCGAGCTGGACCTACCGGCGATGGGTGAGGCGGAGCCGTTCGACGCGGCGGTGCTGGCCGGCAACGTCCTCGCCTTCGTCGCCGTCGGCACCGAACCGGAGGTGCTGCGCCGGGTCGCCGCGCACCTGCGGCCCGACGGCGTGCTGACCGTGGGCTTCGGCACCGAGCGCGGTTACCCGCTGACCGCGTTCGACGCCGACGCGGTGGCCGCCGGGCTGCGCGTGGAGCAGCGCTTCGCCACCTGGGACCTGCGCCCGTGGCGCGACGACGCCGCGTTCGCGGTCAGCATCTTGCGCCGGCCGGCCGACTGA
- a CDS encoding spermidine synthase, translating to MGARFEELAWRETPIGAISLRRRQDPALQVEVYEVKLDDEYLMSSLFPVAEIELARLGLAEAAGDSLDVVVGGLGLGYTACAALGDPRVRSLLVVEAIEDVIDWHRQGLLPFAAGLAEDPRTRFVQADFFAAVAGDTGFDTEVPGRRFDAVLLDVDHSPRNVLHPSHAAFYPPAGLRRLAALLRPEGVFALWSDDPPDTEFTAALTEVFASVRAHVVPFANPLTGGESANTVYVARTEG from the coding sequence GTGGGCGCGCGTTTCGAAGAGCTGGCCTGGCGGGAGACCCCGATCGGCGCGATCAGCCTGCGTCGGCGCCAGGATCCGGCGCTCCAGGTCGAGGTGTACGAGGTCAAGCTCGACGACGAGTACCTGATGTCCAGCCTCTTTCCGGTCGCGGAGATCGAGCTGGCCCGGCTCGGCCTCGCCGAGGCGGCCGGTGACTCGCTCGACGTGGTGGTCGGCGGGCTCGGGCTGGGATACACCGCCTGCGCGGCACTGGGCGACCCGCGGGTGCGTTCACTGCTGGTGGTCGAGGCCATCGAGGACGTGATCGACTGGCACCGGCAAGGGCTGCTGCCGTTCGCGGCAGGGCTCGCCGAGGACCCCCGGACCCGGTTCGTGCAGGCCGACTTCTTCGCGGCGGTGGCCGGTGACACCGGCTTCGACACCGAGGTTCCCGGGCGGCGGTTCGATGCCGTCCTGCTCGACGTCGACCACTCCCCGCGCAACGTCCTGCACCCGAGCCACGCGGCGTTCTACCCGCCGGCCGGGTTGCGGCGGCTGGCCGCCCTGCTACGCCCGGAGGGGGTCTTCGCGCTCTGGTCGGACGACCCGCCGGACACCGAGTTCACCGCAGCGCTCACCGAGGTGTTCGCGAGCGTACGGGCGCACGTCGTGCCGTTCGCCAACCCGCTGACCGGCGGCGAGTCCGCCAACACCGTCTACGTGGCGCGCACCGAGGGCTGA
- a CDS encoding carbohydrate ABC transporter permease, which yields MDRDVVETVSLRWLRRLVIAVFLVITVFPFYYMLVLSVRPIERLLLDPGALVVGFGELTVATYAEVLKATDDGGQGFLTFIRNSGMVAVAATLLTLLVAIPGAYAVARLRFFGRRQVDFLFLAVYLFPSIVIAIPLFVVFTRAGLRGSLFGLVLVYISQTLPVSVYMLKNYFETIPVSLEESAAIDGAGRLGIIRRVSLPLAMPSIMAVALYDFMIAWNEFLFALLFLVDKPDRWTVSLGLSLLADGVEVPKTVLMAGSVVLTLPIVILFFASERLLTEGLTSGAEKG from the coding sequence ATGGACCGGGACGTGGTCGAGACGGTGAGCCTGCGCTGGCTGCGCCGCCTGGTGATCGCCGTGTTCCTGGTGATCACCGTCTTCCCCTTCTACTACATGCTGGTGCTCTCGGTGCGCCCCATCGAGCGGCTTCTGCTCGACCCCGGCGCGCTGGTGGTCGGCTTCGGTGAGCTGACCGTGGCGACGTACGCCGAGGTGCTCAAGGCCACCGACGACGGCGGCCAGGGCTTCCTCACCTTCATCCGCAACAGCGGGATGGTCGCGGTCGCGGCGACCCTGCTCACTCTGCTGGTGGCGATCCCCGGCGCGTACGCGGTGGCCCGGTTGCGGTTCTTCGGCCGGAGGCAGGTCGATTTCCTGTTCCTGGCGGTCTACCTGTTCCCGTCGATCGTCATCGCGATCCCGCTGTTCGTGGTCTTCACCCGCGCCGGGCTGCGCGGCTCATTGTTCGGCCTGGTCCTGGTCTACATCTCGCAGACCCTGCCGGTGTCGGTCTACATGCTGAAGAACTACTTCGAGACCATCCCGGTCAGTCTGGAGGAGTCCGCGGCCATCGACGGCGCCGGCCGGCTCGGCATCATCCGGCGCGTCAGCCTGCCCCTCGCCATGCCGTCGATCATGGCGGTCGCGCTCTACGACTTCATGATCGCCTGGAACGAGTTTCTCTTCGCCCTGCTGTTCCTGGTCGACAAGCCCGACCGGTGGACGGTGTCGCTGGGGCTGTCCCTGCTCGCCGACGGGGTGGAGGTGCCCAAGACGGTGCTGATGGCGGGATCGGTCGTCCTCACCCTGCCCATCGTGATCCTCTTCTTCGCCAGCGAGCGGCTCCTCACCGAGGGTCTGACCAGCGGCGCTGAGAAGGGCTGA
- a CDS encoding acyl-CoA dehydrogenase, with translation MPSTLLSRRDLDFLLHDWLRVSQLVERPRYAEHSRETFDDALDLAERVATEQFAPHNRAADLAEPTFDGQRVRLIPQVRAALDSFAETGLLTAGLDATVGGLQLPHAVAAACFTWFQAANVATSAYPFLTLGNANLLLAHGSAEQVDTYVRPMLDGRFFGTMCLSEPHAGSSLADITTRAEPQQDGSYRLFGTKMWISGGDHELAENIVHLVLARIPGGPPGVKGISLFIVPKVLVGADGSLGDRNDVVLVGLNHKMGFRGTTNTLLSFGDGGHTPGGRAGAVGHLVGAPHQGLAQMFHMMNEARIGVGAGATALGYTGYLKSLAYAKERPQGRPVGAKDPAAAQVPIIDHPDVRRMLLAQKSYVEGSLALVLYCARLLDEQKTAPADADRERAHLLLDVLTPITKSWPSQWCLTANDLAIQVLGGAGYTRDHDVEQHYRDNRLNPIHEGTHGIQALDLLGRKMTMQGGAGLALLTATIGDTIERARETGGEAAGLADRLAAAVDRTTAVTRRLWADGDPVLALANASAYLEAVGHVVIAWMWLEQVLVLPPEGSGDAFHAGKRQAARYFFTVELPRTGPQFDLLDSRDRTTLDMRADWF, from the coding sequence TGCACGACTGGCTGCGGGTGTCCCAACTCGTCGAGCGTCCCCGCTACGCCGAGCACTCGCGGGAGACCTTCGACGACGCGCTGGATCTCGCCGAGCGGGTGGCCACCGAGCAGTTCGCCCCGCACAACCGTGCCGCGGACCTCGCCGAGCCGACCTTCGACGGGCAGCGGGTGCGGCTCATCCCGCAGGTCCGCGCGGCGCTGGACAGCTTCGCCGAGACCGGCCTGCTCACCGCCGGGTTGGACGCCACGGTTGGCGGCCTGCAACTGCCGCACGCGGTCGCGGCGGCCTGCTTCACCTGGTTCCAGGCCGCCAACGTGGCCACCTCGGCGTACCCGTTCCTCACCCTGGGCAACGCCAACCTGCTGTTGGCGCACGGCAGCGCCGAGCAGGTGGACACCTACGTCCGGCCCATGCTGGACGGCCGGTTCTTCGGCACCATGTGCCTGTCCGAGCCGCACGCCGGCAGCTCACTGGCCGACATCACCACCCGCGCCGAACCCCAGCAGGACGGCTCGTACCGGCTCTTCGGCACCAAGATGTGGATCTCCGGTGGCGACCACGAGTTGGCCGAGAACATCGTCCACCTGGTGCTGGCCCGGATCCCCGGCGGTCCGCCCGGGGTGAAGGGCATCTCGCTGTTCATCGTGCCGAAGGTGCTGGTCGGCGCGGACGGGTCGCTCGGTGACCGCAACGACGTGGTGCTGGTCGGGCTCAACCACAAGATGGGTTTCCGGGGCACCACCAACACGCTGCTCAGCTTCGGCGACGGCGGGCACACGCCGGGCGGCCGCGCCGGTGCGGTCGGCCACCTGGTCGGCGCGCCGCATCAGGGTCTGGCGCAGATGTTCCACATGATGAACGAGGCCCGGATCGGGGTCGGGGCAGGCGCCACCGCGCTGGGTTACACCGGCTATCTCAAGAGCCTGGCGTACGCCAAGGAGAGGCCGCAGGGCCGTCCGGTCGGCGCGAAGGACCCGGCCGCCGCGCAGGTGCCGATCATCGACCACCCCGACGTACGGCGGATGCTGCTGGCGCAGAAGAGCTACGTGGAGGGGTCGCTGGCGCTGGTGCTCTACTGCGCGCGGCTGCTCGACGAGCAGAAGACCGCGCCCGCTGACGCCGACCGCGAGCGCGCGCACCTGCTGCTGGACGTGCTCACCCCGATCACCAAGAGTTGGCCGTCGCAGTGGTGCCTCACCGCCAACGATCTGGCGATCCAGGTGCTCGGTGGTGCCGGCTACACCCGTGACCACGACGTGGAGCAGCACTACCGGGACAACCGGCTCAACCCGATCCACGAGGGCACCCACGGCATCCAGGCGCTGGATCTCCTCGGGCGCAAGATGACCATGCAGGGCGGTGCGGGTCTCGCCCTGCTGACCGCGACGATCGGGGACACGATCGAGCGGGCCCGGGAGACCGGCGGCGAGGCGGCCGGTCTGGCGGACCGGCTGGCCGCCGCGGTGGACCGGACAACCGCGGTCACCCGTCGGCTCTGGGCCGACGGGGACCCGGTGCTCGCGCTGGCCAACGCCAGCGCCTACCTGGAGGCCGTCGGGCACGTGGTGATCGCGTGGATGTGGCTGGAGCAGGTGCTGGTGCTGCCGCCGGAGGGGTCCGGCGACGCGTTCCACGCCGGCAAGAGGCAGGCCGCCCGCTACTTCTTCACGGTCGAGTTGCCCCGGACCGGTCCGCAGTTCGACCTGCTGGACAGCCGGGACCGGACGACCCTCGACATGCGCGCGGACTGGTTCTGA